One region of Hoeflea sp. 108 genomic DNA includes:
- the cobF gene encoding precorrin-6A synthase (deacetylating), whose translation MRRKVLIIGIGAGNPDFVTVQAVNAMNKVDVFFIPNKGIGKQELARVRREILERHVRDRPFRTVEFKTPERRAGDDYEQLVSDWHEEVEATYGKLVMEELDASQTGAFLVWGDPTLYDSTMRILDRLKDRGDFELDYEVLPGISSIQALAAQHKVALCDIGRSILISTGRSMGEGFPNNADSVVIMLNAEKTLRQADGDLDVYWGAYVGMPEEVLISGKLKEVIDDIERVRNEARRANGWIMDAVLVKPAST comes from the coding sequence ATGAGAAGGAAGGTGCTGATCATCGGCATCGGTGCGGGCAATCCCGACTTCGTCACCGTTCAGGCGGTGAACGCCATGAACAAGGTCGATGTGTTTTTCATCCCGAACAAGGGCATCGGCAAGCAGGAGCTTGCCCGTGTCCGGCGTGAGATCCTTGAGCGTCACGTGCGGGACCGCCCCTTCCGAACCGTAGAGTTCAAGACACCCGAACGGCGCGCCGGCGACGACTACGAGCAGCTGGTGTCCGACTGGCATGAAGAGGTCGAGGCGACATACGGCAAGCTGGTCATGGAGGAACTGGACGCGTCGCAGACCGGGGCATTCCTGGTCTGGGGCGATCCGACCCTCTACGACAGCACCATGCGCATCCTCGATCGCCTCAAGGACCGCGGTGATTTCGAACTCGACTATGAGGTCCTTCCCGGCATCAGCAGCATTCAGGCGCTGGCGGCCCAGCACAAAGTCGCCTTGTGCGACATCGGGCGCTCGATCCTGATCTCGACCGGGCGTAGCATGGGCGAAGGTTTTCCCAACAATGCCGACAGCGTGGTCATCATGCTCAATGCCGAGAAGACGTTGCGGCAAGCCGACGGCGATCTCGATGTCTATTGGGGCGCCTATGTCGGCATGCCGGAAGAGGTTCTCATCTCGGGCAAGCTCAAAGAGGTGATCGACGACATCGAGCGTGTCCGCAACGAAGCGCGTCGCGCCAACGGATGGATCATGGACGCAGTGCTTGTGAAGCCAGCAAGCACCTGA
- a CDS encoding ribonucleoside-diphosphate reductase subunit alpha: MPATSTQTSNGIAAIPVSNPRKDTTVAEPAYRVIRRNGGVTPFDPTKITVALTKAFLAVEGSVAAGSRRVHDVVEELTEQVSTALARRVGEGRTIHIEDLQDQVELALMRGGHHKVARAYVLYREERAKERQAEKEIAALPSPSLQVRLDDGTLTPLDDIRLSHIVEDACQGLEAVAAAPILTEARRNLYDGITLDELSLAPILAARTLVEQEPNYAFVSARLLLDRLRREALSFVSGRPEQATQDQMAERYPSYFGEFVAAGIEAHLIDPELGRFDLVRLGAALKPERDLLFQYLGLQTLYDRYFLYTRGKRIELPQAFFMRVAMGLAIREIDRDAKAIEFYDLLSSFDFMASTPTLFNSGTLRPQLSSCFLTTIGDDLDAIFKGIKDNALLAKYSGGLGNDWTPVRGLGAHIKGTNGESQGVVPFLKVANDTAIAVNQGGKRKGAVCAYLETWHIDIEEFLDLRKNTGDDRRRTHDMNTANWVPDLFMERVEADAEWTLFSPDETADLHDLYGKPFRTAYEAYEAKAASGGIKVHRKVRAVDLWRRILTMLFETGHPWVTFKDPCNIRSPQGHVGVVHSSNLCTEITLNTSKDEVAVCNLGSVNLANHVTDKGLDLERLAKTVSTAMRMLDNVIDINFYTIPEARRSNLRHRPVGLGLMGFQDALQALRIPYASNAAIAFADQSMEAISYHAISASVDLAAERGSYPTFEGSLWSKGILPVDSIRLLEEARPSVEMDASCTLDWEALRKRVKKTGMRNSNTMAIAPTATISNICGVSQSIEPGYQNLFVKSNMSGDFTVVNAQLVHDLKVRGLWDEVMVSDLKYFDGSVGQIDRVPDDLKALYATAFEIEPSWLIEAASRRQKWIDQAQSLNLYIANPSGKKLDDLYRLAWRKGLKTTYYLRSRSATHVEKSTLKGTDGKLNAVSASVAATPIEIDTNAAWGKACPIDDPTCEACQ; encoded by the coding sequence ATGCCGGCGACTTCGACACAGACCTCCAACGGGATCGCTGCGATCCCTGTTTCCAATCCTAGAAAAGACACGACGGTGGCAGAACCTGCCTATCGCGTCATCCGCCGCAATGGCGGAGTCACGCCCTTCGATCCGACCAAGATCACCGTGGCGCTGACCAAGGCCTTTCTTGCAGTCGAAGGCTCGGTTGCCGCCGGATCGCGCCGTGTCCATGACGTGGTAGAGGAACTCACCGAGCAGGTGTCGACTGCGCTGGCGCGCCGGGTCGGCGAAGGCCGCACCATCCACATCGAGGACTTGCAGGATCAGGTAGAGCTCGCATTGATGCGCGGCGGTCATCACAAGGTGGCCCGCGCCTATGTGCTCTATCGAGAAGAGCGCGCCAAGGAGCGGCAGGCCGAGAAGGAGATCGCGGCGCTGCCCTCTCCCTCGCTTCAGGTCCGGCTCGACGACGGAACTCTTACCCCGCTCGACGATATCAGGCTGTCGCACATCGTCGAGGACGCCTGCCAGGGACTGGAGGCGGTAGCGGCAGCGCCCATTCTCACCGAGGCTCGGCGCAATCTCTATGATGGCATCACGCTGGACGAACTGTCGCTGGCACCGATCCTCGCAGCGCGCACTCTGGTCGAGCAGGAACCGAACTACGCCTTCGTCTCGGCGCGGCTGCTGCTGGATCGCCTGCGGCGCGAGGCGCTGAGCTTCGTGTCCGGCCGCCCCGAGCAGGCTACGCAGGACCAGATGGCCGAGCGCTATCCCTCCTACTTCGGTGAGTTCGTGGCCGCCGGCATCGAGGCCCATCTGATCGACCCTGAGCTCGGCCGTTTCGATCTCGTCCGGCTGGGCGCAGCCCTCAAGCCCGAGCGTGACCTGCTGTTCCAGTACCTGGGCCTGCAGACGCTTTACGACCGCTACTTCCTGTACACCAGGGGCAAGCGTATCGAGCTGCCGCAGGCTTTCTTCATGCGCGTCGCCATGGGGCTGGCGATCAGGGAGATCGACCGCGATGCCAAGGCAATCGAATTCTACGACCTTCTGTCCTCCTTTGACTTCATGGCCTCGACCCCTACCCTGTTCAACTCGGGCACGCTCAGGCCTCAGCTGTCGTCCTGCTTCCTCACCACCATCGGCGACGATCTCGACGCGATTTTCAAGGGCATCAAGGACAACGCCCTGCTCGCCAAATATTCCGGCGGACTCGGCAATGACTGGACCCCGGTGCGCGGCCTCGGCGCCCACATCAAAGGCACCAATGGCGAGAGCCAGGGCGTCGTGCCCTTCCTCAAGGTTGCCAACGACACGGCCATCGCCGTCAACCAGGGCGGCAAGCGCAAGGGTGCGGTCTGCGCCTATCTGGAGACCTGGCACATCGACATCGAGGAGTTCCTCGACCTCAGGAAGAACACAGGCGACGACCGTCGCCGCACCCATGACATGAACACCGCCAACTGGGTGCCCGACCTGTTCATGGAGCGCGTCGAGGCGGATGCGGAATGGACGCTGTTCTCGCCGGACGAGACCGCCGACCTGCACGACCTCTACGGCAAACCGTTCCGCACGGCCTACGAAGCCTATGAGGCCAAGGCGGCAAGCGGCGGCATCAAGGTTCACCGCAAGGTTCGTGCCGTCGATCTGTGGCGCAGGATCCTGACCATGCTGTTCGAGACAGGGCATCCCTGGGTGACGTTCAAGGATCCCTGCAACATCCGCTCGCCACAGGGCCATGTCGGCGTGGTGCATTCGTCGAACCTCTGCACCGAAATCACGCTCAACACGTCGAAGGACGAGGTCGCGGTCTGCAATCTCGGCTCGGTCAACCTCGCCAACCACGTGACAGACAAGGGCCTTGACCTCGAACGCCTGGCCAAGACCGTCAGCACGGCCATGCGCATGCTCGACAATGTCATCGACATCAACTTCTACACCATCCCCGAGGCGCGCCGCTCGAACCTCCGGCATCGCCCCGTGGGCCTCGGCCTGATGGGCTTCCAGGATGCCTTGCAGGCGCTGCGCATCCCATACGCTTCCAATGCTGCCATCGCCTTCGCCGACCAGAGCATGGAAGCGATCAGCTACCACGCCATCTCGGCCTCGGTGGATCTTGCCGCCGAGCGAGGCAGCTATCCGACTTTCGAAGGTTCGCTGTGGTCGAAGGGCATCCTGCCCGTCGATTCCATCCGTCTGCTGGAGGAGGCACGCCCAAGCGTGGAGATGGATGCATCCTGCACACTCGACTGGGAGGCCCTGCGCAAGCGCGTCAAGAAGACCGGGATGCGCAACTCGAACACCATGGCGATCGCGCCGACTGCGACGATCTCCAACATCTGTGGCGTGTCGCAGTCGATCGAGCCGGGTTACCAGAACCTGTTCGTCAAATCGAACATGTCCGGTGACTTCACCGTCGTGAACGCCCAGCTCGTCCACGACCTCAAGGTCCGAGGTCTGTGGGACGAAGTCATGGTGTCCGATCTCAAATATTTTGACGGCTCGGTCGGCCAGATCGACCGCGTGCCCGACGATCTCAAGGCACTTTATGCCACCGCCTTCGAGATCGAGCCAAGCTGGTTGATCGAGGCAGCCTCCCGCCGCCAGAAGTGGATCGACCAGGCTCAGTCGCTGAACCTCTACATCGCCAATCCCAGCGGCAAGAAGCTTGATGATCTCTATCGCCTGGCTTGGCGCAAGGGGCTGAAGACGACCTACTATCTGCGTTCGCGTTCGGCCACGCATGTCGAGAAGTCGACGCTCAAGGGCACCGACGGCAAGCTCAATGCCGTCTCGGCCAGCGTCGCTGCCACGCCTATCGAGATCGATACGAATGCGGCTTGGGGCAAGGCCTGCCCAATCGACGACCCCACCTGCGAAGCCTGCCAGTGA
- a CDS encoding HNH endonuclease, whose product MGYGVFIHRSDSIYDDSPAERYQFPSQYFGRVQACVGDWIIYYEPRKVADTKGYFAVARVQQVINDPSVPGMFLAIIEPGSYLDFARPVPFSNDAGVIERGLLNDAGAISGRAQSAVRALSPSDFGRIVSLGLDQAEPLLPRNDPELSVDGFAEEQTPFVFEEARERTSFLSSRIVRDRVFRQVVLRAYDERCAVTGLKLINGGGRAEVEAAHIRPVEASGPDVVSNGIALSGTAHWMFDRGLISLSDELEILISRQANDADGIRGIINRTGRALVPTRGSDRPHPHFLRWHRENCFKH is encoded by the coding sequence ATGGGGTATGGGGTCTTCATTCACAGGTCGGATTCGATCTACGACGATAGTCCGGCGGAGCGCTATCAATTTCCTTCGCAGTACTTCGGCAGAGTTCAAGCCTGCGTCGGTGACTGGATCATTTATTATGAACCTCGCAAGGTGGCTGACACCAAAGGGTATTTTGCTGTTGCCAGGGTCCAGCAGGTCATAAACGATCCAAGTGTTCCAGGTATGTTCTTGGCGATCATCGAGCCTGGCAGCTATCTCGATTTCGCGAGACCGGTGCCGTTCTCCAATGACGCGGGCGTGATTGAGCGCGGTCTCTTGAACGATGCCGGCGCTATCTCGGGGCGAGCGCAATCTGCTGTTCGAGCACTGTCACCGAGCGACTTCGGTCGGATCGTCAGCCTCGGATTGGATCAGGCGGAGCCACTACTTCCGCGCAATGACCCCGAATTGTCTGTCGACGGCTTCGCGGAGGAGCAGACGCCGTTCGTTTTCGAAGAAGCCCGGGAGCGGACGTCATTTCTCAGTTCGCGCATCGTGCGCGATCGCGTTTTCCGGCAGGTGGTGTTGCGCGCCTATGACGAGCGCTGTGCGGTCACCGGACTAAAACTCATCAACGGCGGGGGACGCGCTGAGGTCGAAGCTGCGCATATCCGACCGGTGGAAGCCAGCGGTCCCGATGTCGTGAGCAATGGCATTGCGCTATCCGGCACTGCGCACTGGATGTTTGACAGAGGGCTCATCAGCCTGTCGGATGAGCTTGAGATCCTGATTTCCCGACAAGCGAACGACGCCGATGGCATTCGCGGGATTATCAATCGTACCGGGCGAGCGCTTGTGCCGACGCGCGGGTCGGATCGGCCTCATCCGCACTTTCTGCGATGGCACAGAGAAAACTGCTTCAAGCACTGA
- a CDS encoding ribonucleotide-diphosphate reductase subunit beta: MLDWSEPKATTKAALLPQQPDAAPSAEATGLGVIERGGARVSVDDKRMINARADVNQLLPLKYRWAWEKYLSGCNNHWMPTEVSMQADIALWKSKDGLTEDERRMIKRNLGFFAASESLVANNIVLAIYRHLTNPECRQYLLRQAFEEAIHTHTFQYIVESLSLDEGELFNMYREVTSITDKAAWALKHTQSLDDPEFRTGTPESDQAFLRDLVAFYVIFEGMWFYTGFAQILSLGRRNKMVGIAEQYQYILRDESIHLNFGIDVINQIKLENPHLWTRAFQEEVRSMVKDAADLEAAYGRDTMPRGFLGLNAALCEQYMHFIANRRCAQLGLAPVFAETDNPFPWMSEAMDLKKEKNFFETRVIEYQNGGALAWD; this comes from the coding sequence ATGCTTGACTGGTCCGAACCAAAGGCAACCACAAAGGCCGCCCTCCTGCCACAGCAACCCGACGCGGCTCCATCGGCCGAAGCCACTGGGCTTGGCGTGATCGAACGTGGCGGCGCGCGCGTGTCGGTCGACGACAAGCGCATGATCAATGCCCGTGCGGATGTGAACCAGCTGCTGCCGCTGAAATATCGCTGGGCCTGGGAAAAATACCTCTCAGGCTGCAACAATCACTGGATGCCGACCGAAGTGTCGATGCAGGCCGATATCGCCTTGTGGAAGTCCAAGGACGGATTGACCGAGGACGAGCGGCGCATGATCAAGCGCAATCTGGGCTTCTTCGCCGCATCGGAGTCACTGGTCGCCAACAACATCGTCCTGGCGATCTACCGCCACCTCACCAACCCCGAATGCCGCCAGTACCTGCTGCGCCAGGCCTTCGAGGAAGCGATCCACACCCACACCTTCCAGTACATCGTCGAAAGCCTCTCCCTGGATGAGGGCGAGCTGTTCAACATGTACCGCGAGGTAACGTCGATCACCGACAAGGCCGCATGGGCCCTGAAACACACGCAGTCGCTTGACGATCCCGAGTTCAGGACCGGCACGCCGGAATCCGACCAGGCATTCCTACGCGATCTCGTCGCCTTCTACGTCATCTTCGAGGGCATGTGGTTCTACACGGGCTTCGCCCAGATCCTGTCGCTCGGCCGCCGCAACAAGATGGTCGGCATCGCCGAACAGTACCAGTACATACTGCGCGACGAGAGCATCCACCTCAACTTCGGCATCGACGTGATCAACCAGATCAAGCTGGAGAACCCGCATCTGTGGACCCGCGCCTTCCAGGAGGAAGTCCGCAGCATGGTCAAGGATGCGGCAGACCTCGAGGCAGCCTATGGGCGAGACACGATGCCTCGCGGCTTCCTTGGGCTCAATGCTGCGCTCTGCGAGCAGTACATGCACTTCATCGCCAACCGCCGCTGCGCCCAGCTCGGTCTCGCGCCGGTCTTCGCTGAAACCGACAATCCGTTCCCGTGGATGTCGGAGGCCATGGATCTCAAGAAGGAAAAGAACTTCTTCGAGACCCGCGTCATCGAATACCAGAACGGCGGAGCGCTGGCATGGGACTGA
- a CDS encoding hybrid-cluster NAD(P)-dependent oxidoreductase, with amino-acid sequence MSDPALYRHLDEMTPWNDRLQVLEVIGVVDEAPDVKTFAFRSDAQTWFRYKPGQFVTLELPTPDGPLLRTYTLSSSPSRPFSIAVTVKAQAGSTGTRWMFDNLVPGSRLKAFGPVGNFSHHNHPAAKYLFISAGSGITPMMSMLRWLNDCAPWTDVAFVNCARSPDEIIFRKELELLGSRMPGLSLGFMIEERSSRESWFGHMGRIDAVRLPLLAPDFRDREIFCCGPDPFMRAVRDMLQAAGFDMAHYHQESFGTPVAEVSPITTAPGNEDAEGSTAFAISFVGSNVDGRCAADQTVLQAARANGVRISAACEFGLCGTCRVRKISGEVAMSHNGGILDDEIAEGYILACCSRPLSALELEA; translated from the coding sequence ATGAGCGACCCCGCCCTCTATCGCCACCTCGACGAGATGACCCCGTGGAATGATCGCCTCCAGGTGCTGGAGGTGATCGGTGTGGTGGATGAAGCACCTGATGTGAAGACTTTCGCCTTCCGTTCGGATGCACAGACCTGGTTTCGCTACAAGCCGGGCCAGTTCGTGACGCTGGAACTGCCGACACCGGACGGTCCGCTCTTGCGGACCTACACGCTGTCGTCGTCGCCATCGCGACCGTTCTCCATCGCCGTCACCGTCAAGGCGCAGGCAGGCAGTACAGGCACGCGCTGGATGTTCGACAACCTCGTCCCGGGCTCGCGCCTCAAGGCGTTTGGTCCGGTCGGGAACTTCTCTCACCACAACCATCCGGCGGCAAAATACCTGTTCATCTCGGCCGGCTCCGGCATCACGCCGATGATGTCGATGCTGCGCTGGCTCAACGACTGCGCCCCATGGACCGACGTTGCCTTCGTCAACTGCGCCCGCTCGCCCGACGAGATCATCTTCCGCAAGGAACTCGAACTCCTGGGCAGCCGCATGCCGGGCCTGTCGCTCGGATTCATGATCGAAGAGCGGTCGAGCCGCGAGAGCTGGTTCGGCCATATGGGGCGGATCGATGCCGTCAGGCTACCGCTGCTCGCGCCAGACTTCCGCGATCGCGAGATCTTCTGCTGCGGACCCGACCCGTTCATGCGTGCAGTGCGCGACATGTTGCAAGCGGCGGGCTTCGACATGGCGCACTATCACCAGGAAAGCTTCGGCACGCCTGTCGCCGAAGTGTCGCCGATCACCACCGCCCCGGGAAATGAAGACGCAGAAGGCAGCACCGCGTTTGCCATCAGCTTCGTCGGTTCTAATGTGGACGGCCGCTGCGCCGCCGACCAGACGGTGCTGCAAGCTGCACGTGCCAACGGCGTTCGCATTTCTGCTGCTTGTGAGTTCGGTCTGTGCGGCACGTGCCGCGTCAGGAAGATCTCCGGCGAAGTCGCCATGAGCCACAATGGCGGCATCCTAGACGACGAGATCGCCGAGGGTTA
- a CDS encoding aromatic ring-hydroxylating dioxygenase subunit alpha — protein sequence MDTRNEMLKLIRERRDGFSLQQPFYIDPEFYKLDLELIWYRDWLFVGHDCEVAKAGSFFTVQIGDYPVVIVRGRDGQIRAFHNSCRHRGSRVCTTEKGTSARLVCPYHQWTYDLDGKLVFARQMAENFNKEDFGLKPVACESVGGYIFICLAKEPADFRPFRSLMEPYFAPHNLVDAKVAFEATIVEKGNWKLVWENNRECYHCAANHPELCKTFPEAPTVTGVNGAESDPDMLAHWSHCEAAGLPSRFRIDDEGQYRATRAPLLGKAVSYTTTGRRAVRKNLSDQVAADRIGTLLLYHYPTTWNHVLGDHAVTFRVLPISTTETAVTTKWLVHKDAVEGVDYDLKELTHVWTETNDEDRRIVEENAFGIRSPAYEPGPYSEHHEGGVIQFVDWYARFIEPRLADGQKPALRSVARGSRS from the coding sequence ATGGACACGCGCAATGAAATGCTGAAACTCATCCGCGAACGGCGCGATGGCTTCAGCCTGCAGCAACCCTTCTACATCGACCCGGAGTTCTACAAGCTCGACCTCGAACTGATCTGGTATCGAGACTGGCTGTTCGTCGGCCACGACTGCGAGGTCGCCAAAGCCGGAAGCTTCTTCACCGTCCAGATAGGCGACTATCCAGTCGTCATCGTACGCGGACGCGATGGTCAAATCCGCGCCTTCCACAACTCCTGCCGCCATCGCGGCAGCCGCGTCTGCACCACGGAAAAAGGAACGTCGGCGCGACTGGTCTGCCCTTACCACCAATGGACCTACGACCTCGACGGCAAGCTGGTCTTCGCCCGCCAGATGGCAGAGAACTTCAACAAGGAGGACTTCGGGTTGAAGCCCGTCGCCTGCGAAAGCGTCGGTGGCTACATCTTCATCTGCCTGGCCAAGGAGCCGGCCGACTTCCGCCCGTTCCGGTCACTGATGGAGCCGTACTTCGCTCCCCACAATCTGGTCGATGCCAAGGTCGCTTTCGAAGCCACCATCGTCGAGAAGGGCAACTGGAAGCTGGTCTGGGAGAACAACAGGGAGTGCTATCACTGCGCGGCCAACCATCCTGAGCTGTGCAAGACCTTCCCCGAAGCTCCAACCGTCACCGGGGTTAACGGCGCCGAAAGCGATCCCGACATGCTTGCGCATTGGTCGCACTGCGAGGCGGCAGGGCTGCCCTCGCGCTTTCGAATAGACGACGAAGGACAATACCGCGCCACCCGCGCCCCGCTTCTCGGCAAGGCCGTCAGCTACACGACTACGGGCAGGCGTGCCGTGCGCAAGAACCTGTCCGACCAGGTCGCGGCCGACCGCATCGGCACGCTGTTGCTCTACCACTATCCGACGACCTGGAACCATGTTCTAGGCGATCATGCCGTCACCTTCCGCGTATTGCCGATCAGCACAACGGAAACGGCAGTCACCACCAAATGGCTGGTGCATAAGGACGCGGTCGAAGGTGTCGATTACGACTTGAAGGAGTTGACCCATGTCTGGACCGAGACCAACGACGAGGACCGCCGCATCGTCGAGGAGAACGCCTTCGGCATCAGGTCGCCGGCCTATGAGCCCGGGCCATATTCCGAACATCACGAAGGCGGCGTGATCCAGTTCGTCGACTGGTATGCGCGCTTCATCGAACCACGGCTCGCCGACGGGCAAAAGCCCGCCCTGCGCAGCGTCGCCAGAGGGAGTAGGTCATGA